A portion of the Mytilus galloprovincialis chromosome 12, xbMytGall1.hap1.1, whole genome shotgun sequence genome contains these proteins:
- the LOC143055621 gene encoding FMN-dependent NADPH-azoreductase-like — MASSKAASKLKAILFLGTVRENRVGLRVARFMQKQLEKRNYEVEMFDPLEMKFPLLQKPVHFYGPERTGAPQWLQDAEKKIKAADAFVIVSGEYNHSVPPALSNMLDHFPGSIFSYKPSAIVCYSPGIYGGMRAAMALRPLLSEIGTLSVSNIFGIPEVHKALDEEGVPKNDHMEKGAGKLLDQLDWYATAMKNHRSTAGVPQ, encoded by the exons ATGGCTTCATCAAAAGCAGCTAGCAAATTGAAAGCTATATTATTCCTAGGAACAGTCAGAGAAAATCGAGTTGGATTACGAGTTGCAAGATTTATGCAGAAACAGcttgaaaaaagaaattatgagGTTGAAATGTTTG ATCCATTGGAGATGAAATTTCCTCTTCTGCAAAAGCCAGTACATTTCTATGGACCAGAAAGAACAGGAGCTCCTCAATGGCTTCAGGATGCTGAGAAGAAGATCAAGGCAGCTGATGCTTTCGTCATTGTATCTGGGGAATACAACCACTCAGTACCCCCAGCATTGTCTAACATGTTGGATCATTTTCCTGGATCAATATTTTCATACAAACCAAGTGCAATAGTATGTTATTCTCCAG gtATTTATGGAGGGATGAGGGCTGCCATGGCATTGAGACCACTACTCAGTGAAATAGGAACATTATCTGTATCAAATATATTTGGGATTCCAGAAGTTCACAAAGCACTGGACGAGGAAGGTGTCCCCAAAAATGATCATATGGAAAAGGGAGCAGGCAAACTTCTGGACCAATTAGACTGGTATGCAACGGCCATGAAAAATCATAGGAGCACTGCTGGAGTACCACAATAA